GCCCCAGCCTCCCACTGCCCCCGTCCCCACCTGTCCTGCCAGAGGAAGGCCCCAGCGACACCCTCCCGGTGCACGAGGCCACCAACTTCTCcagccccatctccccacccagTCCCCTCACGCCCAAGTATGGCAGCTTCATCAGCAGGGACAGCTCCCTGACGGGCATCAGCGAGTTCGCCTCGTCCTTCGGCACGGCCAACATAGACAGTGTCCTCATTGACTGCTTCACGGGTGGCCACGACAGCTACCTGGCCATCCCTGGCAGCGTCCCCAGGCCGCCCATCAGCGTCAGCTTCCCCCGAGTCCCTGATGGCTTCTACCGCCAGGACCGTGGACTTCTGGAGGGCAGAGAGTGTGCCCTGACCTCTGGCTCGGATGGGGACATTCTGAGGGTGGGCTCCTTGGACACTTCCAAGCCGAGGTCATCAGGGATTCTGAAGAGACCCCAGACCTTAGCCATCCCGGACGCAGCCGGAGGAGGGGGTCCCGAAACTAGCAGGAGGAGGAACGTGACCTTCAGTCAGCAGGTAACAGCAAACGTCGGGGGAGGGGCAAGGATCAAGGGCCGCATACGGGGGTCCCCCTGGTCAGTCCATCCAGGAAGAAGTTCCCAGCCATCGTGGGGGTGTTGTCAAGCGCTTTGGCCTAAAGAGCGAAGCCTTAGAGACCAGGAGTGGGGCTCACACccacagtcccagcactttaggaggctgaggtgggaggagcagttgagctcaggactttgaaactagcctgggcgacatggtgaaaccccgtctctactaaaaatacaaaaattagctgggcgtggtggtgcatgagtggtcccaactactctgaaggctgaggcaggatgacttgagcccaggcggtTGAAGCTGTAGGGAGccttgattgtaccactgcagtccagcctgggtgacagagcgagaccctgtctccgaaAAAAAAGACAAGCCTCAGAGACATTACGTCTTCACTTGCTCGTCGGCGAACAAGTTCTGGGCCTGAGACCACAATGACTGAGTGAGTTCAGGCATCTGTTAGGTATCAGCTGGTTTAACACCCTGGCCAGGAGtgacagtgactttttttttttttttttttttctttgagatggagtttagctctcgttgccctggctggagtgcaatggtgtgatcttggctcatcataattcaagcaattttcctgcctcagcctcgcaagtagctgggattataggcacgtgccactgcgccagctaattttgtatttttaatagagatggcatttctccatgttggtcaggcttgtcacgaactcctgacctgaggtgatctgcccgccttggcctcccaaagttctgggattacaggcgcgagccactgtgcccagccttacaATTCTTTTAAACACTTACGTTCGCCCAAAGGTAATTCAGGCTGGGCCTGTCCCGCTAGTGAGTTTCTTGCAGGCATAGCATGTATCCCACTTGTTTCTAGCATTTTTCCCTAGATGTCCAGGCTCTGGCCTATTTTAGCCATGGGACTCCCGTGCCAATAAATCCAAGTCTCTATTGATGGTGGAAACAAGACCGGAAACCTGCAGACGTGTCTGCGATCATCCCTCCTGGTACCTGACGTCCGTTCACTCCCAGAAGCTGTAAAAACAGGAATTTCCAGGGCAGTGCCGTCTTCTGTGAAGGCCAAGAACCTTCCAGAAAGCTGTTTCAGTTGTATTTTCTATACGTCAGATGCACTGCAAGGCCACCGACTGCTCTGTGGGGTTTCATGAGATTTTAGAatccacaatctttttttttttttttgagacagtgttgctctgttacccaggctggagtgtagtggcgccatctcggctcattgtaacctctgagtcccggattcaagtgattctcctgcctcagcttcccaagtagccgggactataggcacctgccaccatgcctggctaattttatatttttattagagatggggtttcactgtgttgaccaggcaggtcgtgaactcctgatctcaggctatctacccaccttggcctcccaaagtgttaggatttcaggcatgagccaccacgcccggctgttttgtttgtttgtttaaatattttgtcttgttttagtttttacttttttttaaaatatagagatgtgctcttaccatgttgcccaggctggtcttgagctcctgggctcaagcaatccacctgcctcagcctctcaaagtgctggaattacaggtgtgagccaccgtgcccagccttgtttggttttgctttgagacagggtctcactctgtcgcccaggctggagtgcaggcgtgcagtcacggctcactccagcctcagtctcccaggcccaagtgatcctcccatctcagcttcctgagtagttcggactacaggtgtgtgccaccacacccagctaattttttactttgtatagagatgaggtctcactatgtggcccaagttggtcttgacctcctgggctcaaacgatcctcccactttggcctcccaaagtgctgggattccagacacgAGTCACTGCGCTCAGCCCCAGCCCGTTTTCTCCTTGGAGTGAGCAGGGTGGCgccttctgtttgcttttctctggTGTGTGTGGCCAGGGTGTCTTCATGCCTGCGCGCCATCTCAGCATGAGGAGGGACGCTGCCCGGTGTGCGCGGGCCTCACAGGGACATCTATTGAGGCTCCTGGTGGCACCAAGGACAGCGATCTTCTGTCTGGAAAGGGCTTGAGGGACTGAGTCTCACTGGAGAGCCAGGAAAGCCCATCATCTTCAAGGCAAGAGATGTTCTAATTGCTTGGGTTGAGGGCACTGTCACCCTCACTGTGGATGATGGTCATTGAGCTGGCCTTCATCAACACTGGGTCATCCCAGACTGTTTCAAAAAGTTCAGACTGGCTTTAGATCCCGTTCTTCAGGTGTGGTTGAAAATCTCGCCTTCATcccctttctgtttcctttctgcAGAGAATGTAATTTACGCATCAGTTCTTTGAGGAAAGTAAAAATCATGAACTAAATATAAACACGTCCGCGCTCAGCGGACAGAGAGGCGTAGCTGCAGCGCCGTTCCTCCGGCAGGCGTGGGTGACGCGCCCTGCAGACGTGGGTGTCCCGGGAGCCAGCACGGTGTCCTCTCAGCTTTCTTTCCCAGCAGGAGTACCCAGGGCCGACTGCACGACAGACTCCCGAGTGGAGCCAGCGCCTCTTTGCTCCCCAACATCTAAATTGAAAAATGATTAGTttcccaaggtgggaggatcacttgaggccaggagtttgagaccagcctgggcaacattgtgagacctcatctctataaaattttttaaaaaattagccaggtgtggtggtgcatacctgtagccctggctactagggaggctgaggtgggaggatcacttgaagccaggagattgagactgcagtaaACCAGGaccaccccactgcactccaacccaggtaacagagcgagactctgtctctaaaaaatgacaaaaggccaggcgcggtggctcacacctgtaatcccagccctttgagaggccgaggtaggtggatcacctgaggtcaggagttcagaaccagcttggccaacatagtgaaaccccgtctctactaaaaatacaaaaattagctggatatgatggcgcacacctgtagtcccagctactcaggagactgaggcaggagaattgcttgaacccgggaggtggaggttgcagtgagcagagatggtgccattgcatttagcctggcgacagagtgagactccatctaaaaaaagaaataaaagaaggaaaaacagttGACAAGTTCTCCTGTCCCGACTGGAGTCTATACCCCAAACCCAACCAGGGCCACTTGGAATGAAACTTTCTCCTTCCAGGAGGAGCTTGCAGACCCAGTGCAGATATCCGTGCAATGTTGCCCTAAGCCCCCTCGCTCTAAGCCCCCTGGCTCCAGTTTCCATCCTGTTGACCATGGGGTGCGTCACGTGCTCTGTGAGACCCTGTCGAGAGCTGAGGCACTTGTTGGGGACAGGGCCGCCCTGTCTTCTGGGCGGGGGTGTGGGGGAGTGTGGAGGGGTAATCCGTGCAGAGAACATTTTGAACACATGTTCCTGGTGGCCCCTTGAAATAAGTCTTTCCCAGCCTTTTCTTATGGAAAAGAAAGGACTTCCCAAGTGTCTGGATCTGAACCgaccccctcccccagctctttattttgagacggagtctcgctctgtcacccaggttggagtgcagtggcgcaatctcggctcactgccacctccacttcctgggttcaagcagttctcctgcctcagcctcctgagtagctgggattacaggcacccgccaccatgcccggctaatttttgtggtttttttcggtagagacggggtttcactatgttggccaagctggttctgaactcctgacctcaggtgatccacctaccttggcctctcaaagggctgggattacaggcgtgagccaccacacctgcctgacccatgttttctaaaatttcaaatgtattttgcattttgcaaaggCTTATCTCACTCCCTGTGGTATAGATCTTGCATCTTGTGGCCAATTTGTGGGCACGCCCGAAATGAAATTCTAGTCTTAGCTGCTGGGGCCTCAAAAGCGATGCCCTGAGTTGTCCCTCTGAGGCTGGTCTTGGTGGGGGCTCCTGCCGTCTGATTAGAAGACAGACCCGGCTGGTCGccgtcactcacgcctgtaattccagcactttgggaggccgaggtgggcggatcacaaggtcaagaggtcgagaccatcctggccaacatggtgaaacccgcctctactaaaaatacaaaaaaattagctgggcgtggtggcgcgcgcctgtagtcccagatactcggaaggctgaggcaggagaattgcttgaacccgggaggcggaggttgctgtgagccgaggttgcgccactgcactccagcctggtgcctggtgacggagtgagactctgtcttaaaaaaaaaaaaaaagacagacccAGCCTCCGCGAGGGCGTTTCCAAGAACGCCTACCCTCTGAGCACCGCAGCGTCCACGCTGTGTGCTGGGGTGTGGCGCTCTGAAGAAGGATTTGTGGGCTCTTCCCAGGTCGCCAACATCCTGCTCAACGGCGTGAAGTACGAGAGCGAGCTGACGGGCTCCAGCGAGCGCGCCGAGCAGCCTCTGTCCGTGGGCCGCCTCTGCGCCACCATCTGCAACATGCCCAAGGCGCTGCGCACCCTCTGTGTCAACCACTTCCTGGGTAAGCTCTCGACCAAGCCCCGCTGTGCGTCCGGGTCCTGCTTAGGGCTCTCGCCCCACGGGCCTCCTAGGAAGCTTTACGTTCTACCAGCCTCCCACGACAGCACCCAGGCCAGCCTGGGGTGTGGGGGCTGCCCTGGGGGGATTCTCTTCGGGTGCCTGCCCTGGGCAGCTCCAAGCTAAACCTGGTGTCACCACTGAGCGCCACAGAGCTCATTCCGGGCCCAACACTTGGGGCTCCCCAGAGACAAGATTCTCATTACCAGAATCTTtttggacaacacagtgaaatgaTGGACCCACacattcccaccttcccaccttcccaccttcccacattcccaccttcccaccttcccaccttcACACATTCCCacattcccaccttcccaccttcACACCTTCCCACCTTCACACATTCCCACATTCCCACCTTCCCACATTCCAACCTTCCAACATTCCCACATTCCCACATTCCCACCTTCCCACATTCCCACATTCCAACCTTCCAACATTCCCACATTCCCACATTCCCACCTTCTCACATTCCCACATTCCAAACATCCAACATTCCTACCTTCacaccttcccaccttcccacatTCCCACATTCCCAATTTCCCACATTCCCACATTCGCACCTTCacaccttcccaccttcccaactTCCCACATTCCCACATTGCCACCTGCACACCTTCCCACATTCCCACATTCTCacattcccaccttcccaccttcccacattcccaccttcccaccttcccaccatCCCACCTTCACACCTTTCCATATTCCCACATTCCCACCTTCACACATTCCCACATTCCCGCCTTCCCACATTTCCACATTCTCACCTTCCCACCTTCACACATTCCCACATTCCCACCTTCCCAGCTTCACACATTCTCACCTTTACACATTCCCACATTCCCACCTTCACACATTCCTGCATTCCCACCTTTCCACCTTCTCACATTTCCACAATCCCACCTTCACACCTTCCCACCTTCCACATTCCCACCTTCCCACATTCCCACATTTCCACCTTCCCACATTCTCACATTACCaaattcccaccttcccaccttcccacatttccaccttcccaccttcccaccttcccacatTCGCACATTACCAAATTCccatcttcccaccttcccaccttcccagcttcccaccttcccaccttcccacctttCCATATTCCCacattcccaccttcccaccttcccaccttcccacatTTCCACCTTCCCACTTTGTCTTGCTCTCTCTTGGAGCACAGACCCCACACCTGCCTGCCAATGTCTATTGCACTTTGTAAATTCACCCGGCTCAGCCTTCCAATGACCACTGACAAGCACCAATTTGCATTTTGTTCCATTTGGTCTCTTTTTGCTGTGGAGTTATCAAACATTTGAGCGTGATTAagaatttgaggccaggtgcagcagctcacacctgtaatcccagcactttgggaggccaaggcaggtggatcacaaggagatcaggaccatcctggccaacatggtagaaccccatctctactgaaaatacaaaaacttgctgggtgtggtggtgcatgcctgtaatcccagctactcgggaggctgaggcaggagaattgcttgaaccagggagtctgaggttgcagtgagccaagatggcaccactgcactccagcctagtgacagagcaatgtctcaaaaaaaaaaaaaaaaaaaaaagaatttgagataCTCATATATTGTGGGACATAAATCAACATAACCTAGAATGCAATGTCATAATGGgtaagaatcttaaaaatgttcCTACCTTTTATCCCTGTGACCTTACTCAGTATTTCCTGCAAGCCCATAATCAAAGACTGTATTCAGAATTATCACAGCATGGTTTAGGACAGCCGCAGACTCAACAGGGGATAGAGATGTCCAGCTGTTGGGGAGGGGTTAAATCTATTCAGAGCATCCACACTGTGAAATACTTCGCTGCCATCCAAACAAGTCTGCTTAATAATTCTTGATGGCATAGAACATTGTAGGTGATAATTCATTATGGTTCAAGAGGGCCTATAAATACCACCTTCTTCTACCGAAGAGGGGACTGCTGAGGTTCAGGGAATGGAGCACTAAGGGCCATGGCATCATATTTGTGTCCATGCTCTCCAGTGAATTTTCCCCAATTAAATGGCCCCCTGCCCCTGCATTGCCCAGGGAGCCGGAGCACCTTCACCACTACCCTTGCCTCatgtttatagaaatatatagtggcttaaaagaaaagactgcaAGGAAACTGTGTTGGTCTGTTCTcgtgctaataaaaacataccccaaaccgggtaatttataaggaaacagaggtttaatggactccagttccacatggctggggagcacaatcatggcagaaggtgaaggagaaggaaaggcacttcttacacggcagcaggcaagagagcgtgtgcaggggaaccgCCCTTTGTAAAACCGTCGGAGCATGGTAAAGACcggcccctgtgattcaattacctcccactgggtcccccccatgatatgtggggattatgggggatacaatttgagatgagatttgggcggggaaaCAGCCAAACCCCTCAGTTTTGgggggtttgtttttatttttgttttgagatggagtcttgctctgttgcccgggctggagtgcagtggcacaatctcggctcgctgcagcctctgcctcccaggttctagcgattctcctgcctcagcctccagagtagctgggattacagacgcacctggctaagttttgtattttttagtagagacggggtttcgtcatattgggcaggctggtctcaaactcctgaccttgcaatccgcccaccttggcctcccaaagtgctgggattacaggcatgacccactgtgcttggcctgaaCACAGTTTTAACAGAGGTTATCCTGGATGGTGAAGCTagagatatttcttcttttacgTTTGAATCCATACAAATCACTTGTAACTTCTATAAGCAGTAACTGTGTGATGGTTACGGAAAGGGCAGAGTGCTGCCTTTGCCCTGAGGTCATGagcccctttctttcttccaggGTGGCTCTCCTTCGAGGGGATGCTGCTTTTCTACACGGACTTCATGGGCGAGGTGGTGTTTCAGGGGGACCCCAAGGCCCCGCACACGTCAGAGGCGTATCAGAAGTACAACAGCGGCGTGACCATGGGCTGCTGGGGCATGTGCATCTACGCCTTCAGCGCCGCCTTCTACTCAGGTACCTGTGCTCGGCCAGGCTGGCAGGCAATGAGGGCTTCAGCTGGGTCCGTGGAGCTTGTGAAATGAAGGCAGGTCCTTGGCCTTACGATTGCAGAGGCTACATCCCAATTCGGGGGATGTCTTGTCTTTCCCAGCTGCAGGGCCCTGGGCTTGGGGGAGCTGGGCTAAAGAGGCTGAGCCTGGGGGCCTCAGGCCTCTGAGAGCTGGTGACCCTCGGGGGCATGGGTGTGGTGTGTCGGGACCTGATGACACTGGCAGGCCGTAGTGAGGGCGAAGCAGGGGCCTGGGGGGGACCCCGAGGCTGTCCACCAACCCCTAGCTCCTTCCCACTTTGCTTCAAGAAGCCGGTTcccagggaggtgggggcagggctgtgTGATCGTGGAGCATAGGGGTGGGCAGGGGCCTGGGCCCAGATGACTTTGAGGTTCTGGGTCTGGGGAGCCTTGGAGTGCAGTGCTGAATTCACAATGGGGCGAAGCCGAGCTGCCATCGCCACGGGGCCTGGCAGGAAGCAGGCACTGGGGAAGTTTTATCCCAGAGGTCTGCACACTTTTTCTGCAAAAGGCTGGAGAGTGGGTATTTCCAGCTTTGCCAGCCCAGCAGTCTCTGCTGCAGCCCCTCATGAAAGCCACAGACATGGAAGACCAAGTGGGCGCTGCGCGCTGGTAAAACTGCACTGTGTTCACTGAAATAGGAATCTCATGGGATTTTCACATTCACAAAATGTTCatctctttttgattttttttttcttttttctttcttttttttttttttttgagagggattctcactctgtcacaggccggaatgcagtggcatgatctcagctcactgcaacctccgccttcctggcttaagtgattctcctgcctcagcctcccgagtagctgggactacaggcacgcaccaccacgcccagctatttttgtatttttagtagagacggggtttcaccacgttggccagaatggtctcgatctcttgaccttgtgatccacctgcctcgacctcccaaagtgctgggattacaggtgtcagccactatgccctgcccctttaaaaataattttttttttttttttaatttacaaaactaGGCTGCAGGCTGCACTTTGCCTTTGAGCCGTAATCTGCCAATTGCTTTATTTCAGTTGTCCCTAACGTCGTGGGTTCGAGCTCCAAAGTAGAGGGTCCCTGAGAGGCTGCAGCAAGAAGAAATCAGTCAGATCTCACTTGCGAGACTATGGGGTGGCTCCTTGGGCGCTGGGTTCCCCCATAGCCGGGAGCCTCAGGGTGTGGGGAAGTGGCCCCGTTTTATCTGATTCTAGGGAGCCCCGTCGCTGACATCCATGCCGTCACGTCTTCTTGGGGGTGTAACGATGGTGGCTGGCTACGGGACAGGTTACTGTTGTACCCATAATTGCACAAGAACACAGAGGTTTAGCTGGAGACCTTAAGTCCCTGAGCCTCTTTGGTGTAATAGCCCAAAGACCCCTCTACCTGCAGAAGCTCTGGGAACCTTGCCCAGGCCAGTGTGAACAGGACACCCCGGTCCTGCCATCCATCCAGACAGCCCTGTCCTGGGCACCCACCAGAGTTACTGGGGCGGGCTCTCAGCTCTCTTGGGTGCCCCAGGAAGCACTTTCTGGTCTGGGGCGAGTGTCCTGCTAAGCCAGTTCCCACCACTGCTAGTGTCAGGGGCAGCGGCGGGCGGTGGCGCTGGAAGCTGAGTCCCTGGAGGCTCTGGCCGCGTGGCACCGCTCACCCTGTCTGTGGCCCACAGCTATCCTGGAGAAGCTGGAGGAGTTCCTCAGCGTCCGCACCCTCTACTTCATCGCCTATCTTGCCTTCGGCCTGGGGACAGGGCTCGCCACCCTCTCCAGGAACCTGTACGTGGTTCTGTCACTCTGTATAACCTACGGGGTTCTATTCTCCACGCTGTGCACCTTGCCCTACTCGCTGCTCTGTGATTACTACCAGAGTAAGAAGGTAAGTGCTCTCCCTGGTCTTGCTTCGGGTTTGCTCCTTAGAGAGAGAAACT
Above is a window of Saimiri boliviensis isolate mSaiBol1 chromosome 11, mSaiBol1.pri, whole genome shotgun sequence DNA encoding:
- the SLC45A1 gene encoding proton-associated sugar transporter A isoform X2, which encodes MDFSADSADNPSHAYMMDVCSPADQDRGLNIHALLAGLGGGFGYVVGGIHWDKTGFGRALGGQLRVIYLFTAVTLSVTTVLTLVSIPERPLRPLGEKRAAMKSPSLPLPPSPPVLPEEGPSDTLPVHEATNFSSPISPPSPLTPKYGSFISRDSSLTGISEFASSFGTANIDSVLIDCFTGGHDSYLAIPGSVPRPPISVSFPRVPDGFYRQDRGLLEGRECALTSGSDGDILRVGSLDTSKPRSSGILKRPQTLAIPDAAGGGGPETSRRRNVTFSQQVANILLNGVKYESELTGSSERAEQPLSVGRLCATICNMPKALRTLCVNHFLGWLSFEGMLLFYTDFMGEVVFQGDPKAPHTSEAYQKYNSGVTMGCWGMCIYAFSAAFYSAILEKLEEFLSVRTLYFIAYLAFGLGTGLATLSRNLYVVLSLCITYGVLFSTLCTLPYSLLCDYYQSKKFAGSSADGTRRGMGVDISLLSCQYFLAQILVSLVLGPLTSAVGSANGVMYFSSLVSFLGCLYSSLFVIYEIPPSDTADEEHRPLLLNV